The following are encoded in a window of Thermodesulfobium sp. 4217-1 genomic DNA:
- a CDS encoding EAL domain-containing protein, translating into MCNLASKYGQFNLVFIAKINKDGAFKIIASNDENIEGKTIKVAANQNLIESAKRDSRNSNERNFNELSLNIVSQSFTDETENKLEDYSRYSFPIYSKNHLWAILFVYCDKKRVLYKDCKILTNETANCISIGVSKIRSQKRQKRINFLQKAILDNAMIGIAMIKDRKIVQINKHCLEMFGYNRPMDLIGKSTRMVLSDEDEYKRIGSFYPELSKKGNISINNVRYKNKNSEILTCDVSVGLVRDNDENISIWAIKDVSERNVLQKQLSQSLEYQRTIFENSSAGIFVVDSRRVIAEVNPAMCKIFGYDREELIGQSALILHESKISYYQFYPIFETSKKDKSKTRIEYKFKKKDGSIIWTEILGAPLTLPNGEKGVIWNLIDVTELHDTKQKIVYQAFHDALTGLPNRRALENHIPLSIERSKKNGSYIAVGIIDLDNFKPVNDKWGHEAGDRLLKDFSHRLQNLMRNSELVIRLGGDEFIIVIEDLDYLKYYQQLEIILKRIHKAIEAPFEVAKGIYANVGMSIGVSIYPKDAQDTDSLIRKADAALYHMKLHKLDRENWYHFFTKSLYEPEIEEEFDAYGEKATILLKNASNDFDSVISQFIEAFFKKVSHDPEQKKIAVNLSIAEVDKLKQSQFAHLRFIFNPKTTKDEIVKRAQNAGRSHALVGVTSSMLLQTTDLFRRLLSDHLNSTLMSPRDRYWILLIADIRLHQDIKTELEFENSYKEEYLKILSSSLPPHSISWPDARERELTPLGRLPGIQSVLLIRLDKKRIFTLESSSGNNIVGTTIDFESLLNKENPAKNNISLRKILSKMWLGKKIISLACLSNDLNDIYINEIALKNNIRSILSIPILDESNQTTAIIVLNGAFPNQFESSFMGQFARSLKYRWEQIISIYKKTEIVMPQSIATYYKQQLFSGGLKIFFQPILDLKLKKFVKVEALARLQISNNEIIPPGVFLPLLSNKDLDLLFHLGLEEVLYQISIWDSIGFFIDSSINLAPCSLLDISLPKYIKNTLDRYSISLERLTLELLESQNIEKDIQDRSINEISNIGVQIAMDDLGSGYSSLQRLSNLPFDLVKVDQGLLSKIRQNPLQTLCFVESIIQMGDDFERKVVVEGLEKIDMVEAAAILGAQYGQGYALAKPMPANQVVQWIQNFKFPIEEGKIHSYLGALAYHLQYMRRKNFLHDNSIQDCPLTDFLIKSNLEKTDAFRFHELIHSGKDLKSNSKKLLEWLNKKVIEEDLEIKNEK; encoded by the coding sequence ATGTGTAATTTGGCTTCAAAATATGGCCAGTTCAATCTAGTTTTTATAGCCAAGATTAATAAAGATGGGGCTTTTAAGATAATAGCCTCCAATGATGAAAATATAGAAGGTAAAACCATCAAAGTTGCAGCGAACCAAAATCTGATTGAAAGTGCCAAAAGAGATTCCCGAAATTCAAACGAAAGAAATTTTAACGAATTATCATTGAATATTGTTTCTCAGAGCTTTACAGATGAAACTGAGAATAAACTTGAAGATTATTCCAGATACTCATTTCCGATTTACAGTAAAAATCACCTGTGGGCCATTCTTTTTGTTTATTGCGACAAGAAAAGGGTTTTATACAAGGATTGTAAAATATTAACCAATGAAACTGCCAACTGCATTTCCATTGGTGTTAGTAAAATAAGGTCGCAAAAACGACAGAAAAGAATTAATTTTTTACAAAAAGCCATTTTAGACAACGCTATGATAGGAATCGCGATGATAAAGGATAGAAAGATTGTCCAGATAAACAAGCATTGTTTGGAGATGTTTGGCTATAACAGACCAATGGATCTCATCGGTAAATCCACAAGAATGGTGCTATCTGATGAAGACGAGTATAAGCGTATAGGTTCTTTTTATCCAGAACTATCTAAAAAGGGAAATATATCTATTAATAACGTTCGATATAAGAATAAAAATTCTGAGATCTTAACTTGCGATGTATCAGTCGGACTGGTCAGAGACAATGATGAAAATATCAGCATTTGGGCTATAAAGGATGTGTCAGAGCGAAATGTCCTGCAAAAGCAGCTTTCACAATCTCTTGAATATCAAAGGACTATTTTCGAAAATAGTTCAGCTGGCATATTCGTAGTCGATTCCAGAAGAGTGATTGCTGAAGTCAATCCTGCAATGTGCAAAATATTTGGATATGACAGAGAAGAGCTAATTGGTCAAAGCGCTTTAATCCTTCACGAGAGTAAAATTTCTTATTATCAATTTTATCCAATATTTGAAACATCCAAAAAAGATAAATCAAAAACAAGAATAGAATATAAATTTAAGAAGAAAGATGGTTCTATAATTTGGACAGAAATTTTAGGCGCTCCACTAACTCTTCCAAATGGGGAGAAAGGGGTAATTTGGAATCTGATAGATGTAACTGAATTACATGATACTAAGCAAAAAATAGTTTATCAGGCATTTCACGATGCCCTTACAGGACTTCCGAATAGGCGCGCATTAGAAAATCACATACCGCTATCAATTGAAAGATCCAAAAAAAATGGCTCTTATATCGCTGTCGGTATAATTGATCTGGACAACTTTAAGCCAGTGAATGATAAATGGGGACATGAAGCTGGGGATAGGTTGCTAAAAGATTTTTCTCACAGACTCCAAAATTTAATGAGAAATTCAGAATTGGTTATACGGCTGGGCGGAGATGAATTTATTATAGTAATTGAAGACCTTGACTATCTAAAATATTATCAACAACTCGAAATAATATTGAAACGCATTCATAAAGCAATTGAAGCTCCATTTGAGGTAGCCAAAGGCATATATGCCAATGTAGGGATGAGCATAGGGGTTTCTATTTACCCAAAAGATGCCCAGGATACTGATTCTCTGATAAGAAAGGCTGACGCAGCTCTTTACCACATGAAGCTTCATAAACTTGATAGAGAAAATTGGTATCACTTTTTTACCAAAAGTCTATATGAGCCTGAAATTGAAGAAGAGTTTGATGCTTATGGTGAAAAAGCCACAATACTTTTAAAAAACGCCTCAAATGATTTTGATTCTGTAATATCTCAATTTATAGAAGCCTTTTTCAAAAAGGTATCGCATGACCCAGAGCAAAAGAAGATTGCTGTCAATCTTTCTATAGCAGAAGTGGATAAATTAAAGCAAAGCCAGTTTGCTCATTTAAGATTTATTTTTAATCCAAAAACTACTAAGGATGAAATTGTAAAAAGGGCGCAAAATGCAGGTCGTTCCCATGCGCTAGTTGGTGTGACTAGTTCAATGCTTTTACAAACTACAGATTTATTTAGAAGACTATTGAGCGATCATTTAAACAGCACTCTTATGTCGCCTCGTGACAGATATTGGATATTGTTGATTGCAGATATCAGACTTCATCAAGATATTAAAACAGAACTTGAATTTGAAAATTCCTATAAAGAAGAATATCTAAAGATTTTGTCGTCAAGTCTCCCACCGCATAGCATATCATGGCCAGACGCAAGAGAAAGAGAGCTAACTCCACTAGGCAGGCTGCCAGGAATCCAATCGGTTTTACTTATTAGACTAGACAAAAAAAGAATTTTTACCTTAGAAAGCAGTAGCGGTAATAACATCGTTGGGACTACAATAGATTTTGAATCGCTATTAAATAAAGAAAACCCTGCAAAAAATAATATTAGCTTGCGAAAAATACTTTCAAAAATGTGGCTTGGTAAGAAAATTATAAGCTTGGCTTGCCTGTCAAACGACCTAAATGACATTTATATAAATGAAATAGCGCTAAAAAATAATATTAGATCTATATTAAGTATTCCGATATTAGACGAATCAAATCAAACAACAGCTATAATAGTTCTAAATGGCGCCTTTCCAAATCAATTTGAATCTTCATTTATGGGTCAATTCGCCAGAAGTCTAAAGTATCGTTGGGAGCAAATTATCTCAATTTATAAAAAAACCGAAATTGTTATGCCCCAAAGCATTGCAACTTATTATAAACAGCAGCTATTTTCAGGAGGTCTAAAAATATTCTTCCAGCCAATTTTAGACCTTAAATTAAAAAAATTTGTCAAAGTAGAGGCCTTAGCCAGATTGCAAATTTCAAATAATGAAATAATCCCCCCTGGTGTTTTTTTGCCGCTATTAAGCAATAAAGATTTAGATTTGCTGTTCCACTTGGGTTTGGAAGAGGTATTATATCAAATTTCCATTTGGGATTCTATCGGATTTTTTATTGATTCATCAATCAATCTTGCCCCTTGCTCGCTACTCGACATCTCTCTCCCTAAATATATTAAAAATACTTTAGATAGATATTCAATATCTCTAGAAAGGCTCACCCTTGAACTTTTAGAGTCTCAAAATATTGAAAAGGATATACAAGACCGCTCAATAAATGAGATTTCAAATATTGGAGTTCAAATTGCTATGGATGACTTGGGGTCTGGATACAGCAGCCTGCAAAGGTTATCAAATCTTCCATTTGATTTAGTAAAAGTTGATCAGGGCTTATTGTCTAAGATAAGGCAAAACCCCTTGCAAACGCTATGTTTTGTAGAAAGTATAATTCAGATGGGCGATGATTTTGAAAGAAAAGTAGTAGTAGAAGGACTAGAGAAGATAGATATGGTTGAGGCAGCAGCCATCCTTGGAGCCCAATATGGACAAGGATATGCATTGGCTAAGCCAATGCCAGCAAATCAGGTAGTTCAATGGATACAAAATTTTAAATTCCCCATAGAAGAAGGCAAGATACATAGCTATCTTGGAGCACTTGCATATCATCTTCAATATATGAGAAGAAAAAACTTTCTACACGACAATTCTATTCAGGATTGTCCATTAACAGACTTTTTAATTAAGAGCAATCTTGAAAAAACCGATGCTTTTAGATTTCACGAGCTTATCCATTCTGGAAAAGATCTAAAGTCAAACAGCAAGAAGCTATTAGAGTGGCTAAACAAAAAGGTAATTGAAGAAGATTTAGAAATAAAAAATGAAAAATAA
- the kdpB gene encoding potassium-transporting ATPase subunit KdpB encodes MSAKKSDLYSVEIFKTSLINSLKKLNPKELISNPVMLSVEIGSILTTLEFVRQIIFGSSIPIWFTGWVSIWLWFTVFFSNFAEAFSESRGKARAESLKKSKTQIMAKKIEKASFDSKFEVIPSTQLKKGDIIVVEQDDLIPGDGEVISGAALVNESAVTGESAPVVREAGGDRSAVTGGTLVISNNIIVKITSNPGETFLDRMISMVEGAKRRKTPNEVALEVLLIALTLVFIFVVINLKALSIYSINSSGHGSPISLVILVALFVCLAPTTIAALLPAIGIAGIDRLFRKNVVALSGKAVEAAGDVNVLLLDKTGTITLGNRQAVEFIPAGSHTKEECAQIALMSSLTDETPEGRSIVVLAKEKYNLRFHELPANTETIPFSAKTRMSGVNIDSHKYRKGSADAISEYISQIGGKIPENLEKIVMEISKLGGTPLVVAYDNDIVGVINLKDILKTGINERFGQLRKMGIKTVMITGDNPLTAATIAAEAGVDDFLAQAKPEDKLRLVKEYQQQGLMVAMTGDGTNDAPALAQADVAVAMNTGTQAAREAANVIDLDSNPTKLLDIVDIGKQLLMTRGALTTFSISNDIAKYFVIIPAAVISIYPQLNTLNIMQLANPFLAILSAVIFNAIVIPLLTPLALRGVWYRPMKAENLLIYNLLIYGGGGLIAPFIGIKLIYLVLSIFI; translated from the coding sequence ATGAGCGCAAAAAAATCAGATCTCTACAGTGTTGAAATATTTAAAACTTCTTTAATTAATTCCTTAAAAAAGTTAAACCCGAAAGAATTGATTTCGAATCCCGTTATGCTATCAGTAGAAATTGGCAGCATACTCACCACACTTGAGTTCGTGCGCCAAATCATTTTTGGGAGCAGTATACCTATTTGGTTTACAGGATGGGTCTCAATATGGCTTTGGTTTACAGTATTTTTTTCAAATTTCGCTGAAGCATTTTCCGAAAGCAGAGGAAAGGCAAGAGCTGAATCTTTAAAAAAATCGAAAACACAAATAATGGCAAAAAAAATCGAGAAGGCTTCATTTGATAGTAAATTCGAGGTCATTCCCTCTACACAATTAAAAAAGGGAGATATCATAGTTGTAGAACAAGATGACTTGATACCTGGTGATGGAGAGGTAATATCAGGCGCTGCCCTGGTAAACGAGTCAGCAGTAACAGGTGAATCTGCGCCAGTTGTAAGAGAAGCAGGAGGAGACAGGAGTGCTGTAACTGGGGGTACTTTAGTAATTTCAAATAATATTATAGTAAAAATAACATCCAATCCTGGAGAAACCTTTTTAGATAGGATGATCTCGATGGTAGAAGGCGCAAAACGCCGTAAAACGCCGAATGAGGTCGCACTCGAAGTTTTATTAATAGCTCTTACATTAGTTTTTATATTTGTAGTAATCAACCTAAAAGCGCTTTCAATCTATAGCATCAATTCTTCAGGACATGGCTCACCTATATCGCTTGTAATCCTTGTAGCTCTGTTTGTTTGCCTTGCCCCCACCACTATTGCCGCACTTCTTCCAGCAATAGGCATCGCAGGAATAGATAGGCTTTTCAGAAAAAATGTAGTTGCATTATCTGGAAAGGCAGTAGAGGCAGCAGGAGATGTGAACGTGCTGCTACTGGATAAGACGGGCACCATTACGCTTGGGAACAGACAAGCCGTTGAATTTATACCAGCTGGAAGTCACACTAAAGAAGAATGCGCTCAAATAGCCTTGATGTCATCTTTGACAGACGAGACGCCAGAAGGCAGAAGTATAGTTGTATTAGCCAAAGAGAAATACAACCTACGCTTCCATGAATTGCCTGCCAATACAGAAACAATACCCTTTAGCGCCAAAACTAGAATGAGTGGAGTAAACATCGATTCTCATAAATATCGAAAAGGTTCCGCTGACGCTATCAGCGAATACATATCCCAAATAGGCGGAAAGATTCCTGAAAATTTGGAAAAAATTGTTATGGAAATTTCAAAGTTAGGCGGCACACCTCTAGTAGTTGCCTATGACAATGATATTGTAGGAGTTATAAATCTAAAAGATATACTAAAAACTGGCATAAATGAAAGATTTGGACAACTTCGCAAAATGGGAATAAAAACTGTAATGATCACAGGAGACAACCCTCTCACAGCAGCTACCATAGCAGCAGAAGCAGGGGTAGATGACTTCTTAGCCCAGGCAAAACCAGAAGACAAGCTCAGACTTGTAAAAGAATATCAGCAGCAAGGTTTGATGGTCGCTATGACAGGAGATGGCACAAATGATGCGCCAGCTCTCGCTCAAGCTGACGTGGCAGTGGCTATGAATACAGGCACACAAGCTGCCAGAGAAGCTGCCAATGTTATAGACTTAGATTCTAATCCTACAAAACTTTTGGACATAGTGGATATTGGCAAACAGCTTCTTATGACTCGAGGTGCTCTTACAACGTTCAGCATATCAAATGATATAGCAAAATATTTTGTAATAATTCCTGCGGCTGTAATATCTATTTACCCTCAGTTGAACACCCTAAATATAATGCAATTAGCTAATCCATTTTTAGCGATTTTATCAGCAGTAATTTTTAATGCAATTGTAATACCTTTGCTTACCCCTTTAGCTCTTAGAGGTGTTTGGTATAGGCCTATGAAAGCAGAGAACCTGCTTATATACAATCTTCTTATTTACGGTGGTGGCGGGTTGATTGCACCCTTTATTGGCATTAAGTTAATATACTTAGTTTTAAGCATATTTATTTAA
- the kdpC gene encoding potassium-transporting ATPase subunit KdpC, which translates to MKNLKSCIIIFIILTFTTGIVYPLLITAIGQIFFPWQANGSLIYQNKVAVGSALIGQSFSTRPDLFWSRPSGTPDRPYNATSSGGSNLGPTNPKLISEIENRIEFLKKNGIELPIPSDLVMGSGSGLDPDITPESAMVQIPRISKITNIPEDTLKELVINNTEPKDFGLLGANRVNVLKLNLKLLEIEKQYAR; encoded by the coding sequence ATGAAAAATTTAAAAAGCTGTATAATAATTTTTATAATTTTAACCTTTACTACAGGAATAGTTTATCCTCTATTAATCACTGCCATTGGACAAATATTTTTTCCATGGCAAGCTAACGGCAGCCTTATATATCAAAACAAGGTTGCAGTGGGCTCAGCCTTAATCGGTCAATCGTTTAGCACAAGACCTGATTTATTTTGGTCAAGACCTTCAGGAACGCCTGATCGTCCATATAACGCAACCTCTAGTGGCGGTTCAAATTTAGGCCCTACAAATCCAAAACTTATTTCAGAAATAGAAAATAGGATTGAATTTTTAAAGAAAAATGGGATAGAATTGCCTATTCCTTCTGACCTGGTTATGGGTTCTGGCAGCGGACTAGATCCAGACATCACACCAGAATCAGCCATGGTTCAGATTCCAAGAATCTCAAAGATTACCAACATACCAGAAGACACTTTAAAAGAGCTTGTTATAAATAACACTGAGCCAAAAGACTTTGGACTTCTTGGAGCTAATAGAGTAAACGTTCTTAAATTAAATTTAAAACTTTTAGAGATAGAGAAACAATATGCCAGATGA
- a CDS encoding DUF4118 domain-containing protein, with translation MPDEELKRPSPEEMLQLAISEEKAKRGQLTIYLGYAPGVGKTYSMLSDAHLRKNEGIDIVVGYAETHNRPETQALLDGLEIIPTLRVEYKGLKLKEVDFEKILKRNPQIVIIDELAHTNPPSFPNSKRYQDIVELLNAGIDVYTAVNVQHIESFKDIVLQISKISIKETVPDNFFQEAAEIKLVDLTPEELIKRLKEGKIYVENMAKNAIDQYFKAGNLLALRQITLRVVADSVDDKMRLYMMRHAVAGPWSIKKKVLVGVFASPYAKQLVRATYRFASEIDAQWIALHVETQKNKSFTEEEMKWLNGALDLVRTLGGQIVWLKGDDTAKEMIDYAKGHNVTKIVIGKPKKFNMILRSIPEKLITKTKNIDIYMLDLKEESANLKKKKFKLIYPGQYAIGIFNIFVVSILAYILRGYLNHTNMISLFLLALILNAFFLQILPTLLSTLLSLLIFDFFFTPPYFSFAISDLNYFFSFMVYSIAVATISMLASKLKNKVETLKESQKREIGLYELSSDLVMARNINHVLSLTINHIKKLFLCETAIFIKEEEKIKLGAKTDKFEISQEIKGIISWCFVNKKSAGFGTDTFSNTKALYLPMLTAKDIYGIIAVNITDVKNLKIDDRIALDAITHLSAMALERISNLA, from the coding sequence ATGCCAGATGAAGAACTAAAAAGACCATCTCCAGAAGAAATGCTTCAACTCGCAATAAGCGAGGAAAAAGCTAAAAGAGGCCAGCTTACAATTTATCTGGGATATGCCCCTGGAGTTGGAAAAACCTATTCAATGCTCAGCGATGCACATCTTAGAAAAAATGAAGGCATTGATATCGTAGTTGGTTACGCAGAAACTCACAATCGTCCAGAAACACAAGCACTACTTGATGGTTTAGAGATCATACCTACATTGAGAGTAGAATATAAGGGCTTAAAGTTAAAAGAGGTAGATTTTGAAAAAATACTAAAAAGAAATCCACAAATAGTAATTATAGATGAACTTGCCCATACCAATCCCCCCAGCTTCCCTAATTCCAAAAGATATCAAGACATAGTGGAGTTGCTAAATGCTGGGATAGACGTTTATACCGCAGTCAACGTCCAACACATTGAAAGCTTTAAAGATATCGTCTTGCAAATTTCAAAAATTTCTATAAAAGAAACAGTACCAGATAATTTTTTTCAAGAAGCGGCTGAAATAAAACTGGTAGACCTCACGCCCGAAGAGCTTATAAAAAGGCTCAAAGAAGGCAAGATATATGTTGAAAACATGGCTAAGAATGCTATAGACCAATATTTTAAAGCGGGAAATCTACTAGCTTTAAGACAAATTACATTAAGGGTTGTAGCCGACAGCGTAGATGACAAAATGCGCCTATATATGATGCGGCATGCAGTAGCAGGTCCATGGTCTATAAAGAAAAAAGTCCTTGTGGGAGTTTTTGCAAGTCCGTATGCAAAACAGCTTGTAAGAGCGACATATAGATTTGCCAGTGAAATAGACGCTCAATGGATAGCACTTCATGTAGAAACACAAAAAAATAAATCTTTCACAGAAGAAGAGATGAAATGGCTTAATGGAGCTCTTGATTTGGTTAGAACCCTCGGCGGCCAAATTGTTTGGCTAAAGGGCGATGATACCGCCAAAGAGATGATCGATTATGCCAAGGGCCATAACGTTACCAAGATTGTTATAGGTAAACCAAAAAAATTTAATATGATTTTACGCAGCATACCGGAAAAGCTCATCACAAAGACAAAGAATATAGATATATACATGCTTGATCTAAAGGAAGAATCAGCCAATCTTAAAAAGAAAAAATTCAAGCTTATCTACCCAGGCCAATACGCAATAGGAATATTTAATATTTTTGTTGTGTCAATTTTAGCTTATATTCTAAGAGGATATTTAAATCATACCAATATGATATCCCTATTTTTATTAGCTCTAATTTTAAACGCATTTTTCCTCCAGATATTGCCAACGCTGTTGTCTACTCTTTTAAGCCTGCTAATTTTTGATTTTTTCTTTACACCGCCGTATTTCAGCTTTGCAATATCAGATTTAAACTATTTTTTTTCCTTCATGGTTTATTCTATTGCTGTTGCCACCATCAGCATGTTAGCCTCGAAGCTTAAAAATAAAGTTGAAACTCTTAAAGAGAGCCAGAAAAGAGAGATAGGATTATATGAATTGAGTTCAGACCTGGTAATGGCAAGAAATATAAATCACGTTTTATCTTTAACTATAAATCACATAAAAAAATTATTTTTATGTGAAACAGCTATATTCATTAAAGAAGAAGAAAAAATTAAATTAGGTGCGAAAACTGATAAATTTGAAATAAGTCAAGAAATAAAAGGAATAATCTCATGGTGTTTTGTAAACAAAAAATCTGCAGGATTTGGAACCGATACCTTCTCGAACACAAAAGCATTATATTTGCCTATGCTCACTGCAAAAGATATTTATGGAATAATAGCAGTAAACATCACAGATGTTAAAAATTTAAAAATTGATGACAGAATAGCACTTGATGCTATCACCCACCTTAGCGCTATGGCGCTGGAAAGAATATCCAATTTAGCTTAA
- a CDS encoding metallophosphoesterase — translation MNRRDFVKLTFGLFASVSLLEFPTKLFAQEDTLYLRSLELLNNKIKFFSDDYFSFIVMGDSHRNDRVLKRAFELARSYDPLFVLFTGDMTNDGYEFEYKDFLNMCNMLGDIPIFPIIGNHEVRNSTKALYENYMGPLNYTLGVDRLNLKLVCMDNSEGILKENQLQFLDKELSDDRKILFVAMHEPPSYGDWWIHSYDKGDKEAINIISAHQVDSVFQGHIHLYDHKVIGGINYYISGGAGGKIFPLNFGDPSYNILHVKVIKGKVSVEELQLRRFFDVNKLLT, via the coding sequence ATGAATAGAAGAGATTTCGTTAAATTAACTTTTGGTCTGTTTGCATCTGTATCTTTGCTTGAATTTCCTACCAAGCTTTTTGCTCAGGAAGACACTCTTTATTTGAGGTCTCTGGAACTTCTTAACAATAAGATTAAATTCTTTAGTGATGATTACTTTTCTTTTATAGTGATGGGGGATAGCCATAGGAATGATAGAGTTTTAAAAAGGGCATTTGAGCTTGCAAGATCTTATGATCCGTTGTTTGTGCTTTTTACAGGCGATATGACAAACGATGGTTACGAATTCGAATACAAAGATTTTCTAAACATGTGCAATATGCTCGGCGATATTCCTATTTTTCCAATAATTGGAAATCATGAGGTAAGAAATTCTACCAAGGCTTTGTATGAAAATTATATGGGACCTCTGAATTATACGCTTGGTGTGGATAGATTGAACTTGAAACTGGTATGTATGGATAATTCTGAGGGTATATTGAAAGAAAATCAGCTGCAATTTTTGGATAAAGAGCTCTCTGACGATCGCAAGATTCTATTCGTGGCCATGCATGAGCCGCCATCTTATGGTGATTGGTGGATACACTCATATGACAAAGGCGATAAAGAGGCGATAAATATAATATCTGCACATCAGGTAGACTCGGTTTTTCAGGGGCACATTCATCTTTACGACCACAAGGTCATTGGCGGAATAAATTATTATATTTCTGGAGGTGCAGGCGGCAAGATCTTCCCTTTGAATTTTGGAGATCCTTCTTACAACATACTTCATGTAAAGGTTATCAAAGGCAAGGTTTCTGTGGAAGAGCTTCAGCTACGAAGATTTTTCGATGTTAATAAACTTTTAACTTAG